One Urocitellus parryii isolate mUroPar1 chromosome 9, mUroPar1.hap1, whole genome shotgun sequence DNA segment encodes these proteins:
- the Ift22 gene encoding intraflagellar transport protein 22 homolog, producing MLKAKILFVGPCESGKTVLANFLTESSDITEYNPTQGVRILEFENPHVTSNNKSTRCEFELWDCGGDSKFESCWPALMKDAHGVVIVFNTDMPSHLKEIEMWYSCFVHQQLLQDTQCLLIAHHKPGSGGDTGTPSLSPPLSKLKLVHSNLEEDPEEIRMEFTKYLKSVVNSVSESRDREEMLIIT from the exons ATGCTCAAGGCCAAGATCCTCTTCGTGGGGCCCTGTGAG AGTGGAAAAACCGTTTTGGCTAACTTTCTGACGGAATCTTCTGACATCACTGAATACAACCCCACACAGGGAGTAAG gatCCTGGAATTTGAGAACCCACATGTTACCAGCAACAACAAAAGCACGAGGTGTGAGTTCGAGCTCTGGGACTGTGGCGGCGATTCTAa GTTCGAGTCCTGCTGGCCGGCCCTGATGAAGGACGCCCACGGAGTGGTGATTGTCTTCAACACTGACATGCCGAGCCACCTGAAGGAGATCGAGATGTGGTACTCCTGCTTTGTCCACCAGCAGCTCCTACAGGACACCCAGTGCCTGCTGATTGCACATCACAAACCGGGCTCGGGAGGAGACACAGGGACCCCATCTTTGT caCCACCCTTGAGCAAGCTGAAGCTGGTGCACTCCAATCTTGAGGAGGACCCTGAGGAGATCCGGATGGAATtcacaaagtatttaaaaagcgTCGTCAACTCAGTGTCTGAGAGCAGAGACAGGGAGGAAATGTTGATTATTACCTAG